The Cloeon dipterum chromosome X, ieCloDipt1.1, whole genome shotgun sequence genome includes a window with the following:
- the LOC135945643 gene encoding fibroin heavy chain-like isoform X3, producing the protein MKFLTVTVLCTVAAAAMGASLQPRDEAAELLLETAQLDASFNKEQQAEQHNKRSFGSSYNSYSPAYAYEEPHVPEHSTGSDLWGFKRAILGALSTAIRAIAGGSIAVKGQVIKGAGNLVATQGKLIANGGQAVSEYGRGVAARALHSAPKIASTIIQHVQSKIPSFQYHPAPVAYATPAYASPAYASPAPAAYVSHAPASYVSSGPAAVYAAPAYHRQQDGVISALTKAKLAKINAATTVGSAVGHAVTGAAGAVAGAVGSAVGSAVGAGARLAAGAAYGAANIVTGAAHGAANLAVGAADAVSNHVAHKVNAIAPAHGHAHAVGPSAGYNAA; encoded by the exons ATGAAG ttTTTGACTGTGACTGTTTTGTGCacggtggcggcggccgcgaTGGGCGCCAGTCTGCAGCCCCGCGACGAGGCTGCtgagctgctgctggagaCGGCGCAGCTGGACGCCTCCTTCAACAAGGAGCAGCAAGCCGAGCAGCACAACAAGAGGAGTTTCGGCAGCTCGTACAACAGCTACAGCCCCGCCTACGCTTACGAAGAGCCCCACGTTCCC GAGCACTCGACCGGCTCGGACCTTTGGGGCTTCAAGAGGGCCATCCTGGGTGCTCTGAGCACCGCCATCAGAGCCATCGCAGGAGGCTCCATCGCCGTCAAGGGACAGGTCATTAAGGGCGCCGGAAACCTGGTCGCCACCCAGGGCAAGCTGATCGCCAACGGCGGACAGGCCGTGTCTGAGTACGGCCGCGGCGTCGCTGCCAGGGCCCTCCACTCCGCCCCCAAGATCGCCTCG ACAATTATCCAACACGTTCAGTCAAAAATCCCGTCTTTCCAGTACCACCCCGCTCCCGTCGCGTACGCCACCCCCGCGTACGCCAGTCCCGCGTACGCCTCCCCCGCGCCCGCCGCCTACGTGTCCCACGCCCCCGCCTCGTACGTGTCGAGCGGCCCCGCCGCCGTGTACGCCGCCCCCGCATACCACAGACAGCAGGACGGCGTCATCAGCGCTCTGACCAAGGCCAAACTGGCCAAGATCAACGCCGCCACCACCGTCGGCAGCGCCGTCGGACACGCCGTCACcggcgccgccggcgccgTCGCCGGAGCCGTCGGAAGCGCCGTCGGAAGTGCCGTCGGCGCAGGAGCCAGACTCGCCGCTGGCGCCGCCTACGGAGCCGCCAACATCGTCACCGGAGCCGCTCACGGCGCCGCCAACCTCGCCGTcggcgccgccgacgccgtCAGCAACCACGTCGCCCACAAGGTCAACGCGATCGCCCCTGCTCACGGCCACGCCCACGCCGTCGGCCCGTCTGCCGGCTACAACGCTGCTT AA
- the LOC135945643 gene encoding fibroin heavy chain-like isoform X1 produces the protein MKFLTVTVLCTVAAAAMGASLQPRDEAAELLLETAQLDASFNKEQQAEQHNKRSFGSSYNSYSPAYAYEEPHVPEHSTGSDLWGFKRAILGALSTAIRAIAGGSIAVKGQVIKGAGNLVATQGKLIANGGQAVSEYGRGVAARALHSAPKIASTIIQHVQSKIPSFQYHPAPVAYATPAYASPAYASPAPAAYVSHAPASYVSSGPAAVYAAPAYHRQQDGVISALTKAKLAKINAATTVGSAVGHAVTGAAGAVAGAVGSAVGSAVGAGARLAAGAAYGAANIVTGAAHGAANLAVGAADAVSNHVAHKVNAIAPAHGHAHAVGPSAGYNAAYAVPSYAGSLEDSFGDFDDSYKLAQPQINFQPSISYELH, from the exons ATGAAG ttTTTGACTGTGACTGTTTTGTGCacggtggcggcggccgcgaTGGGCGCCAGTCTGCAGCCCCGCGACGAGGCTGCtgagctgctgctggagaCGGCGCAGCTGGACGCCTCCTTCAACAAGGAGCAGCAAGCCGAGCAGCACAACAAGAGGAGTTTCGGCAGCTCGTACAACAGCTACAGCCCCGCCTACGCTTACGAAGAGCCCCACGTTCCC GAGCACTCGACCGGCTCGGACCTTTGGGGCTTCAAGAGGGCCATCCTGGGTGCTCTGAGCACCGCCATCAGAGCCATCGCAGGAGGCTCCATCGCCGTCAAGGGACAGGTCATTAAGGGCGCCGGAAACCTGGTCGCCACCCAGGGCAAGCTGATCGCCAACGGCGGACAGGCCGTGTCTGAGTACGGCCGCGGCGTCGCTGCCAGGGCCCTCCACTCCGCCCCCAAGATCGCCTCG ACAATTATCCAACACGTTCAGTCAAAAATCCCGTCTTTCCAGTACCACCCCGCTCCCGTCGCGTACGCCACCCCCGCGTACGCCAGTCCCGCGTACGCCTCCCCCGCGCCCGCCGCCTACGTGTCCCACGCCCCCGCCTCGTACGTGTCGAGCGGCCCCGCCGCCGTGTACGCCGCCCCCGCATACCACAGACAGCAGGACGGCGTCATCAGCGCTCTGACCAAGGCCAAACTGGCCAAGATCAACGCCGCCACCACCGTCGGCAGCGCCGTCGGACACGCCGTCACcggcgccgccggcgccgTCGCCGGAGCCGTCGGAAGCGCCGTCGGAAGTGCCGTCGGCGCAGGAGCCAGACTCGCCGCTGGCGCCGCCTACGGAGCCGCCAACATCGTCACCGGAGCCGCTCACGGCGCCGCCAACCTCGCCGTcggcgccgccgacgccgtCAGCAACCACGTCGCCCACAAGGTCAACGCGATCGCCCCTGCTCACGGCCACGCCCACGCCGTCGGCCCGTCTGCCGGCTACAACGCTGCTT ATGCTGTTCCGAGTTATGCCGGATCCCTGGAAGACAGCTTCGGCGATTTCGACGATTCCTACAAGCTGGCCCAGCCCCAGATCAATTTCCAGCCGTCGATCAGCTACGAACTCCACTAA
- the LOC135945643 gene encoding fibroin heavy chain-like isoform X2, with product MKFLTVTVLCTVAAAAMGASLQPRDEAAELLLETAQLDASFNKEQQAEQHNKRSFGSSYNSYSPAYAYEEPHVPEHSTGSDLWGFKRAILGALSTAIRAIAGGSIAVKGQVIKGAGNLVATQGKLIANGGQAVSEYGRGVAARALHSAPKIASYHPAPVAYATPAYASPAYASPAPAAYVSHAPASYVSSGPAAVYAAPAYHRQQDGVISALTKAKLAKINAATTVGSAVGHAVTGAAGAVAGAVGSAVGSAVGAGARLAAGAAYGAANIVTGAAHGAANLAVGAADAVSNHVAHKVNAIAPAHGHAHAVGPSAGYNAAYAVPSYAGSLEDSFGDFDDSYKLAQPQINFQPSISYELH from the exons ATGAAG ttTTTGACTGTGACTGTTTTGTGCacggtggcggcggccgcgaTGGGCGCCAGTCTGCAGCCCCGCGACGAGGCTGCtgagctgctgctggagaCGGCGCAGCTGGACGCCTCCTTCAACAAGGAGCAGCAAGCCGAGCAGCACAACAAGAGGAGTTTCGGCAGCTCGTACAACAGCTACAGCCCCGCCTACGCTTACGAAGAGCCCCACGTTCCC GAGCACTCGACCGGCTCGGACCTTTGGGGCTTCAAGAGGGCCATCCTGGGTGCTCTGAGCACCGCCATCAGAGCCATCGCAGGAGGCTCCATCGCCGTCAAGGGACAGGTCATTAAGGGCGCCGGAAACCTGGTCGCCACCCAGGGCAAGCTGATCGCCAACGGCGGACAGGCCGTGTCTGAGTACGGCCGCGGCGTCGCTGCCAGGGCCCTCCACTCCGCCCCCAAGATCGCCTCG TACCACCCCGCTCCCGTCGCGTACGCCACCCCCGCGTACGCCAGTCCCGCGTACGCCTCCCCCGCGCCCGCCGCCTACGTGTCCCACGCCCCCGCCTCGTACGTGTCGAGCGGCCCCGCCGCCGTGTACGCCGCCCCCGCATACCACAGACAGCAGGACGGCGTCATCAGCGCTCTGACCAAGGCCAAACTGGCCAAGATCAACGCCGCCACCACCGTCGGCAGCGCCGTCGGACACGCCGTCACcggcgccgccggcgccgTCGCCGGAGCCGTCGGAAGCGCCGTCGGAAGTGCCGTCGGCGCAGGAGCCAGACTCGCCGCTGGCGCCGCCTACGGAGCCGCCAACATCGTCACCGGAGCCGCTCACGGCGCCGCCAACCTCGCCGTcggcgccgccgacgccgtCAGCAACCACGTCGCCCACAAGGTCAACGCGATCGCCCCTGCTCACGGCCACGCCCACGCCGTCGGCCCGTCTGCCGGCTACAACGCTGCTT ATGCTGTTCCGAGTTATGCCGGATCCCTGGAAGACAGCTTCGGCGATTTCGACGATTCCTACAAGCTGGCCCAGCCCCAGATCAATTTCCAGCCGTCGATCAGCTACGAACTCCACTAA
- the LOC135945645 gene encoding uncharacterized protein LOC135945645 — protein sequence MLKRIALTLACVAAILAVYQCAVVTKSRTSTKCSVNENFRLLENCCNSSPGDIVGFKELRGCNSMRGRSNFKIMNSFEINKADTGNRSFNLDTKRGRMRLDTGPICYAECAFKNLSLLSSDTEMDYTAIETYFTKKVSGIKDWTATIATAYTECQTFTSAVENKTITTSNFRKCLVLPAIYMQCLVSKILTGCPSGKFKTSKACKNRLANFNNCNYFNSTSD from the exons ATGTTAAAACGGATTGCGCTAACGCTTGCCTGCGTAGCTGCGATCTTGGCAGTCTATCAG TGCGCGGTGgtaacaaaaagcaggacaaGCACCAAATGCTCAGTCAATGAGAATTTCAGG cTGCTCGAAAATTGCTGCAATTCTTCACCAGGGGACATTGTTGGGTTCAAAGAGCTGAGAGGGTGCAACAGCATGCGGGGCAGgtccaatttcaaaatcatgaaCTCGTTCGAGATCAACAAAGCTGACACCGGCAACAGAAGCTTCAATCTGGACACCAAGAGAGGACGAA TGCGACTTGACACGGGACCGATC TGCTACGCGGAGTGTGCTTTCAAGAACCTCAGTTTG CTTAGCAGTGATACCGAGATGGACTACACGGCGATAGAGACGTACTTCACGAAAAAGGTGAGCGGCATCAAGGACTGGACCGCAACCATCGCAACGGCATACACGGAGTGCCAAACCTTCACGTCAG CGGTGGAGAACAAAACCATCACCACAAGCAACTTCCGCAAATGCTTGGTTCTGCCGGCCATCTACATGCAGTGTCTCGTCAGCAAGATCCTTAcc GGCTGTCCCtctggaaaattcaaaacaa gcaAGGCGTGCAAGAATAGATTAGCAAACTTCAACAActgcaattatttcaactcCACCAGTGATTAA
- the LOC135946790 gene encoding uncharacterized protein LOC135946790, whose amino-acid sequence MALQTDSVPGTSHGLDLPPKVTLVFDGDDSLDEEPAFLMEVSSFFETLFRSDLYDGSRSTIDLKKFNGAAVRLILETLRRGKNAGMTIRDSVVQIMSSEIFQDLKMLLIKADLEELTMFCKFESIDQIHAFKTLAEHLENKALKMCWLRKVCGIFPEYRKTKHFKNLSFDDLKLVLENQYLDYPNETQILRGVLGWINKDIERKEKHFIRALALINWTKVFPNQIKFLLSKSKIVKKSDKLKRTIAKFSLSKKLILSINAENNANGMRVREKYSIVPVGRKKNSIALIIQIDFFYLDVHYVGAFLYDYASLQIKDVVYASKEDITFEMEFDIYDFKWYLFGRNVKGDALLPHPCQVKTRQMLGSAEWTTIGGFGPVYRHHVQGKTKEELAEMPVSKAYRVERPSGSRNSGLNMNSREVPNSGIKTAEELANDEDESNQDAPINVQRSGRHFYVFSVGCDVFDTGKNSSEVLWPKDGCDSSHVKFPFIYSACRSPQMKVIAFNIENKQVTSNTWQREPGITFWPRRRVRQPRRVNHVPRIDYCNFITTAIPSFFLAEKYKTNLIEMEFIKEYNEITMTQPKIMVDNPILHLFDHEDCIYIVQSFDELGKNRYKLKQIVSASTKNINSTTTDLGDLDLLIKEKLSSHFNDSDGKTLKIKSHKKFKLVNSAWVV is encoded by the exons ATGGCCTTACAAACCGATTCCGTTCCTGGAACGTCGCATG GGTTGGACCTTCCCCCAAAAGTGACGCTGGTTTTCGACGGTGACGATTCATTAGACGAAGAGCCTGCCTTCCTCATGGAAGTCAGCTCATTTTTCGAAACATTGTTCAGATCTGATCTTTACGATGGGAGCAGGAGCACAATCGACCTCAAG aaattcAACGGAGCTGCCGTGAGGTTAATTTTAGAGACACTGAGACGAGGTAAAAATGCTGGGATGACCATCCGAGATTCTGTCGTGCAAATCATGTCATCGGAGATTTTCCAAGATCTCAAGATGTTGTTG ATCAAAGCAGATTTGGAGGAGCTTACGATGTTTTGCAAGTTTGAAAGCATCGATCAGATTCATGCTTTCAAGACGCTTGCCGAGCACCTCGAGAATAAAGCGCTGAAAATGTGTTGGCTGAGAAAGGTTTGCGGAATTTTCCCCGAGTACCGCAAAACCAAACATTTCAAAAACCTGAGCTTCGACGATCTGAAATTAGTTCTGGAAAACCAGTATCTCGACTACCCCAACGAAACCCAG ATTCTCAGAGGCGTCCTTGGATGGATCAACAAGGACAtagaaaggaaagaaaagcATTTCATCCGCGCCCTTGCCTTGATCAACTGGACCAAGGTGTTTCCCAATCAGATCAAATTCTTGCTTTCCAAATCGAAAATTGTCAAGAAGAGCGACAAGCTAAAGAGAACCATAGCAAAATTCTCCTTAAG CAAAAAGTTGATACTCAGCATCAATGCGGAAAATAATGCGAACGGGATGCGGgtcagagaaaaatattcgatCGTGCCAGtaggaagaaagaaaaattccatcgCTCTCATcattcaaattgatttcttcTACTTGGACGTGCACTACGTCGGCGCCTTCTTGTACGACTATGCAAGCTTGCAAATCAAAGATGTCGTCTACGCTTCCAAGGAAGACATTACTTTCGAAATGGAGTTCGACATTTACG ATTTCAAGTGGTACTTGTTTGGAAGAAACGTGAAAGGGGATGCCCTCTTGCCGCATCCGTGTCAGGTGAAAACGCGCCAAATGCTAGGCAGTGCCGAATGGACGACCATCGGAgg ATTCGGACCTGTTTACCGACACCACGTGCAAGGCAAAACGAAGGAAGAACTGGCTGAAATGCCCGTCAGCAAGGCGTATAGAGTAGAACGTCCATCGGGATCGAGAAATTCTGGGCTTAACATGAATTCCAG AGAGGTGCCAAATTCCGGGATAAAAACCGCAGAAGAACTGGCCAACGACGAGGATGAAAGCAACCAAGACGCTCCGATCAATGTGCAGAGGAGTGGCCGCCACTTCTACGTCTTCAGCGTTGGATGCGACGTCTTTGACACAGGCAAAA ACTCATCAGAAGTGCTTTGGCCGAAAGACGGTTGCGACTCGTCCCACGTGAAGTTCCCTTTTATATACAGTGCATGCAGATCACCCCAAATgaag GTGATAGCTTTCAACATCGAAAACAAACAAGTTACGAGTAATACATGGCAACGAGAACCAGGTATAACATTTTGGCCACGACGAAGAGTTAGGCAACCAAGAAGAGTAAATCATGTACCCCGAAttgattattgcaatttcATTACAACAGCCATACCAAGTTTCTTTCTGGCTG AAAAATACAAGACAAACCTTATCgaaatggaatttattaaagaataCAACGAAATTACGATGACACAACCGAAAATTATGGTCGACAACCCAATCCTCCATCTGTTTGATCATGAAGATTGCATATACATTGTGCAATCG ttcGACGAGCTGGGGAAAAACCGATACAAGTTGAAACAAATTGTCTCAGCatccacaaaaaatattaactccACTACCACCGATTTGGGTGACTTGGATTTGCTGATCAAAGAAAAGCTTTCCAGCCATTTCAACGACTCCGACGGCAAGACTTTGAAGATCAAGTCGCACAAAAAGTTTAAGCTTGTCAACTCAGCCTGGGTTGTGTAA
- the Osi17 gene encoding uncharacterized protein Osi17: MRPIFVLFVVSVVACAAWESREDALVDDIIVDCTKKADLSCISGNAEKYFLGTFESDKSNWDVTDDVGFKRNEQQVSPRQSRVLGEESLYERAKQYVETHDFTLALPETIFNGAVLRVKAPGQGATKRTLFSVELEAPEGAVDADDEEASQEAEKRSLETGRFFIKKIFSQKIKKKLLFGFFALLLIIKLIKIKLFFLLPLILGVGTVKKLAIKFLFFVFPALASLFKTCHQHHHHGPVKQYHIHHLKHHGGGHHHHDDYHGPPDYWKRQDASESPADYLVDPAEPSKFSSSYSQPSPVAQSPYSGHQQLFSDDREEERKKSKLAYELDMQKRLASINQNNVHSAVSVFRPNVSPAMRRGQQVQVHKSIASEVVASTEEYDPFYSPILSRIDDIFRAMGLGDSVSNVEVCRELAVCKMYQSPEKYAPNSNLISAELSREPEELQKPQTANEAVRRFFVYVQAAKDGQDQKNCDQHYPGCPVSV; this comes from the exons ATGAGGCCGATTTTTGTGCTGTTTGTGGTGTCCGTGGTGGCGTGTGCTGCTTGGGAATCGAGGGAGGACGCCCTTGTGGACGACATCATCGTCGACTGCACCAAGAAGGCCGACCTCAGCTGCATCAGCGGCAACGCGGAAAa GTACTTCCTCGGGACCTTCGAGAGCGACAAATCCAACTGGGACGTGACGGACGACGTCGGCTTCAAACGCAACGAGCAGCAAGTTTCGCCGCGTCAGAGCCGCGTGCTCGGCGAGGAGTCGCTTTACGAGAGGGCCAAGCAGTACGTGGAGACGCACGACTTCACCCTGGCGCTGCCCGAAACCATCTTCAACGGTGCCGTGCTCAGGGTCAAGGCTCCTGGACAGGGTGCAACCAAGCGCACCCTTTTCTCGGTGGAGCTAGAGGCGCCGGAGGGTGCAGTTGACGCCGACGACGAAGAGGCAAGCCAGGAGGCGGAAAAGAGAAGCTTGGAGACTGGACGCTTCTTCATCAAGAAAATCTTCA GTCAAAAAATCAAGAAGAAGTTGCTGTTCGGCTTCTTCGCTCTGCTGCTCATCATCAAGTTGATCAAGATCAAACTTTTCTTCCTGCTGCCTCTGATTCTGGGCGTGGGCACCGTCAAGAAACTGGCCATCAAGTTCCTCTTCTTCGTCTTCCCGGCGCTGGCCTCGTTGTTCAAGACGTGCCAccagcaccaccaccacgGCCCGGTCAAGCAGTACCACATTCACCACCTGAAGCACCATGGCGGCGGCCACCACCACCACGACGACTACCACGGACCCCCTGACTACTGGAAGAGGCAGGACGCGTCCGAGTCTCCGGCTGACTATCTCGTCGACCCGGCTGAACCGTCAAA GTTTTCTTCTTCGTACTCGCAGCCCTCTCCGGTCGCCCAGTCCCCTTACTCGGGCCATCAGCAGTTGTTCTCCGACGACAGGGAAGAGGAGAGGAAGAAGAGCAAACTAGCGTACGAGCTGGACATGCAAAAGCGGCTGGCCAGCATCAACCAGAACAATGTGCACAGCGCCGTCAGCGTGTTCAGGCCAAACGTGTCGCCGGCGATGAGAAGAGGCCAGCAGGTGCAAGTTCACAAGAGCATCGCCTCGGAGGTGGTCGCCTCCACCGAAGAATACGACCCTTTCTACTCGCCAATCCTCAGCAGGATCGACGACATCTTCAGGGCGATGGGCCTCGGGGACAGCGTCTCCAATGTCGAGGTCTGCAGGGAGCTGGCCGTGTGCAAAATGTACCAGTCGCCGGAAAAGTACGCGCCGAATAGCAACCTCATTTCTGCCGAGCTCAGCAG GGAGCCGGAAGAGCTGCAGAAGCCGCAGACGGCCAACGAGGCGGTGCGTCGCTTCTTCGTGTACGTGCAGGCGGCCAAGGATGGTCAGGACCAGAAGAACTGCGACCAGCATTACCCAGGGTGCCCCGTAAGCGTGTAG